A portion of the Natronococcus sp. AD-5 genome contains these proteins:
- the aglJ gene encoding S-layer glycoprotein N-glycosyltransferase AglJ, with product MENDGARADAPDRGTEVLAMTEEAGEISPDEVCILIPTLEEAATIGDVIDGFLEQGYANVVVVDGGSDDGTREIARERGAQVIVQSGHGKGQAVREALEYVAAPYVLMVDGDGTYDPADADAMLEPLSRGYEHVIGNRFADMDDDAMAALNGFGNRLINRSFGFIHGATYDDVLSGYRAFTTDSVERLSLDSDGFTIETELAVECVKHGVDTTVVPISYSARPEESETNLHPLKDGGTIILALYSLAKTNNPLFYFGSLGVAGIASGGVIAMYVLWRWIQYQQGHEIIALVSAAAILLGVQLLMFGVLSDMLVTLHREQRRRLEQITRNARERDDD from the coding sequence ATGGAGAATGACGGGGCCCGCGCGGACGCGCCCGATCGCGGCACGGAGGTCCTCGCGATGACCGAGGAGGCTGGCGAGATTTCGCCCGACGAGGTTTGCATCCTCATCCCGACGCTCGAGGAGGCGGCGACGATCGGCGACGTGATCGATGGGTTCCTCGAGCAGGGCTACGCGAACGTCGTCGTGGTCGACGGCGGCTCCGACGACGGGACGCGGGAGATCGCGCGCGAGCGCGGCGCGCAGGTGATCGTCCAGTCCGGCCACGGAAAGGGTCAGGCCGTCCGCGAGGCGCTCGAGTACGTCGCCGCCCCGTACGTCCTGATGGTCGACGGCGACGGAACCTACGATCCGGCCGACGCGGACGCGATGCTCGAGCCCCTCTCGCGAGGGTACGAGCACGTGATCGGCAACCGGTTCGCCGACATGGACGACGACGCGATGGCCGCGCTGAACGGGTTCGGCAACCGATTGATCAACCGCTCGTTCGGGTTCATTCACGGCGCGACGTACGACGACGTCCTCTCGGGGTACCGGGCGTTCACCACCGACTCGGTCGAGCGACTCTCGCTGGATTCGGACGGCTTTACGATCGAGACCGAACTCGCGGTCGAGTGCGTCAAACACGGGGTCGACACGACCGTCGTGCCGATCAGCTACAGCGCCCGGCCCGAGGAGTCGGAGACGAACCTCCACCCGCTCAAAGACGGCGGAACGATCATTCTGGCGCTTTACTCCCTCGCGAAGACGAACAATCCGTTGTTTTACTTCGGGAGCCTCGGCGTGGCCGGCATCGCCTCCGGCGGCGTCATCGCGATGTACGTTCTCTGGCGGTGGATCCAGTACCAGCAGGGCCACGAGATCATCGCGCTCGTCTCGGCGGCCGCGATCCTGCTCGGCGTCCAGTTACTCATGTTCGGCGTGCTCTCGGACATGCTCGTGACGCTCCACCGCGAGCAGCGACGACGTCTCGAACAGATTACGCGAAACGCGCGCGAGCGGGACGACGACTAG
- a CDS encoding Cdc6/Cdc18 family protein, with product MSLRTEGTATLGEYAAEHGAVAHSRSESRDDPLSVLDEEDRIFANEDLLRIDHVPDQNKIVGRNNQIETVARRLKPTISGGTGKGTLLLGKSGSGKTLVTRYVSREVVERGEENGIRIGRAVIDCAQRRSEVQTVIHLAKSLNDPEETGISIPHSGIATGAYYDRLWAVIDELYDAIIVVLDEIDRLAPPDDVQNVPPEEADDSKLLMQLSRAGEENDVDASITVVGISNDLKYGDRLDTRVESSFSPDEIVFPAYDANQLGDILNRRRDAYHDDVLTGDVIPLCSAFSAQEHGDARRAIDLFRLAGEVARDNDAASVTENHVRVANDDAEVTRIQDLIRGCPTQAKIAIAALATMDEFTDRSAFKATEMYRVYRAFAEAIDANVLGKKRITDQLREYETLKIIDMTRTSDGYREGTYLQLSLLDDSSLLLQTIGLDDRCANIPIDGRMRQHVLSIVDA from the coding sequence ATGTCGTTACGAACGGAGGGGACAGCGACGCTCGGCGAGTACGCCGCCGAGCACGGTGCCGTCGCCCACTCCCGCTCCGAGTCCCGAGACGATCCGCTGTCGGTCCTGGACGAGGAAGACCGCATCTTCGCCAACGAGGACCTGCTCCGGATCGACCACGTCCCCGACCAGAACAAGATCGTGGGGCGAAACAACCAGATCGAGACCGTCGCTCGACGCCTCAAGCCGACGATCTCCGGCGGGACGGGTAAGGGGACCCTCCTGCTCGGCAAGTCGGGGTCGGGAAAGACCCTCGTTACCCGGTACGTCAGCCGCGAGGTCGTCGAGCGAGGCGAGGAGAACGGGATCCGCATTGGACGGGCGGTCATCGACTGCGCCCAGCGCCGGTCGGAGGTCCAGACCGTCATCCACCTCGCGAAGAGTCTGAACGATCCCGAGGAGACCGGGATCTCCATCCCCCACTCCGGCATCGCGACCGGGGCGTACTACGACCGACTGTGGGCGGTCATCGACGAGCTGTACGACGCGATCATCGTCGTGCTCGACGAGATCGACCGCCTCGCGCCGCCCGACGACGTCCAGAACGTCCCGCCGGAGGAGGCCGACGACAGCAAACTCCTCATGCAGCTCTCGCGGGCGGGCGAGGAGAACGACGTCGACGCGAGCATCACGGTCGTCGGCATCAGCAACGACCTCAAGTACGGGGACCGGCTGGACACCCGCGTCGAGAGTTCGTTCTCGCCGGACGAGATCGTCTTTCCGGCCTACGACGCGAACCAGCTCGGCGACATCCTGAACCGGCGACGCGACGCCTACCACGACGACGTGCTCACGGGCGACGTGATTCCGCTCTGTTCCGCGTTCTCCGCCCAGGAACACGGCGACGCGCGCCGAGCGATCGACCTCTTCCGGCTCGCCGGCGAGGTCGCCCGCGACAACGACGCCGCGAGCGTCACCGAGAACCACGTCCGGGTCGCCAACGACGACGCGGAGGTCACCCGAATTCAGGATCTGATCCGGGGCTGTCCCACGCAGGCGAAAATCGCGATCGCCGCGCTCGCGACGATGGACGAGTTCACCGACCGCTCGGCGTTCAAGGCCACGGAGATGTACCGCGTCTACCGCGCGTTCGCCGAGGCGATCGACGCGAACGTCCTCGGGAAAAAGCGGATCACCGACCAGCTTCGCGAGTACGAGACGCTGAAAATCATCGACATGACCCGGACCAGCGACGGCTACCGGGAGGGAACCTACCTCCAACTCTCCCTGCTCGACGACTCGAGTCTGCTCCTCCAGACGATCGGCCTCGACGACCGGTGTGCGAACATCCCGATCGACGGCCGCATGCGCCAGCACGTCCTCTCTATCGTCGACGCATGA
- a CDS encoding NAD-dependent epimerase/dehydratase family protein has translation MELTDARVLVTGGGGFVGSRLADRLVADGNDVVVVDDFSNGRREWIPEGVELVDADLSESGVADSVVDPSFDAIAHLAARKDPNDDDPRGQFVENTTMTHELLRAARDAGVTNVAYTSSSTVYGEAPRPTPEDYAPLEPISVYGAAKLADEGLLSTYAHSHGFTVWNFRFANVVGPRLRGAVIPDFIEKLRDDPETLTILGDGRQEKSYLHVDDCVDAMCHVVESAGTVSAGDEAPRDEASNGESAMYTYNLGSRTTTSVDRIADIVSDVLDLTPEYEHTGGDRGWTGDVPRMRLSIEKLSSLGWDPTLESDDAVRRAAEELREEIR, from the coding sequence ATGGAACTCACGGATGCGCGAGTGCTCGTCACCGGCGGCGGCGGCTTCGTCGGCTCTCGCCTCGCCGATCGATTGGTCGCCGACGGGAACGACGTGGTCGTCGTCGACGACTTCTCGAACGGACGACGCGAGTGGATCCCCGAGGGGGTCGAGCTGGTGGACGCGGACCTCTCCGAGTCCGGCGTCGCCGACTCGGTCGTCGACCCGTCGTTCGACGCGATCGCCCACCTCGCGGCGCGCAAGGATCCGAACGACGACGACCCGCGCGGGCAGTTCGTCGAGAACACGACGATGACGCACGAACTGCTCCGGGCGGCGCGCGACGCGGGCGTGACGAACGTCGCCTACACCTCCTCGTCGACGGTCTACGGCGAGGCGCCGCGGCCGACGCCCGAGGATTACGCCCCGCTCGAGCCGATCAGCGTCTACGGCGCGGCGAAACTGGCCGACGAGGGACTGCTCTCGACGTACGCCCACTCCCACGGCTTTACGGTCTGGAACTTCCGGTTCGCGAACGTCGTCGGCCCTCGACTCCGCGGCGCCGTAATCCCGGACTTCATCGAGAAGCTTCGGGACGATCCCGAGACGCTCACGATCCTCGGCGACGGCCGCCAGGAGAAGTCCTACCTGCACGTCGACGACTGCGTCGACGCGATGTGTCACGTCGTCGAGAGCGCCGGCACCGTCTCCGCCGGCGACGAGGCACCACGAGACGAGGCGTCGAACGGCGAGAGCGCGATGTACACGTACAATCTCGGGTCGCGAACGACGACCTCGGTCGACCGCATCGCCGACATCGTCAGCGACGTCCTGGACCTGACGCCCGAGTACGAGCACACCGGCGGCGACCGCGGCTGGACGGGCGACGTCCCGCGGATGCGGCTCTCGATCGAGAAGTTATCGTCGCTCGGATGGGACCCGACGCTCGAGAGCGACGACGCCGTGCGACGAGCGGCGGAGGAACTCCGCGAAGAGATCCGATGA
- a CDS encoding NAD-dependent epimerase/dehydratase family protein — MRNQRVLVTGGAGFIGSNLAAELAERNDVVALDDCYLGTPENLPENVEFVEASVLEEDLPTDVDAVFHLAALSSYAMHEEEPRRGVRVNVEGFVNVVEQARRDGCDTVVYASTSSIYGTRTEPSPEDADVTVNTGYEASKLARERYGEYFSNHYGMSACGLRFFSVYQGYDGAEAHKGEFANVIAQFADDVARGESPKLYGDGTQTRDFTHVSDVVRALELAADRELDGVYNVGTGDRHSFNTLVELLNEELGTDVAPEYVENPIPEEVYVHDTCADSSKLRKATGWEPEIGFEEGIERVCEPYR; from the coding sequence ATGCGCAATCAACGCGTCCTCGTGACCGGCGGCGCAGGGTTCATCGGCTCGAACCTCGCCGCCGAACTCGCCGAGCGTAACGACGTCGTCGCGCTCGACGACTGCTATCTCGGAACGCCGGAAAACCTTCCCGAAAACGTGGAGTTCGTCGAGGCGAGCGTCCTCGAGGAGGACCTTCCCACGGACGTGGACGCCGTGTTTCACCTGGCTGCGCTCTCCTCGTACGCGATGCACGAAGAGGAGCCGCGCCGCGGAGTGCGGGTGAACGTCGAAGGGTTCGTGAACGTCGTCGAACAGGCGCGACGGGACGGCTGCGACACCGTCGTCTACGCCTCGACGTCGTCGATCTACGGGACGCGAACGGAGCCGTCGCCGGAGGACGCGGACGTAACCGTGAACACCGGCTACGAAGCGTCGAAGCTGGCTCGAGAGCGGTACGGAGAGTACTTCTCGAACCACTACGGGATGTCGGCGTGCGGACTGCGCTTCTTCTCGGTGTATCAGGGATACGACGGCGCCGAAGCGCACAAGGGCGAATTCGCGAACGTGATCGCGCAGTTCGCCGACGACGTCGCGCGCGGCGAGTCGCCGAAACTCTACGGCGACGGGACGCAGACGCGGGATTTCACGCACGTCTCGGACGTCGTACGGGCGCTCGAACTGGCCGCCGACCGCGAACTCGACGGCGTCTACAACGTCGGGACCGGCGACCGGCACTCGTTCAATACGCTCGTCGAGCTGCTCAACGAAGAACTGGGGACGGACGTAGCACCCGAGTACGTCGAGAACCCGATTCCGGAGGAGGTCTACGTCCACGATACGTGCGCCGACTCCTCGAAGCTGCGGAAAGCGACGGGGTGGGAACCCGAGATCGGGTTCGAGGAGGGGATCGAACGGGTGTGTGAACCCTATCGGTAA
- a CDS encoding glycosyltransferase: MDLLAVAAASLLLVTAVPYLCYLALYAWIRPQGSPADKRPAEPTVSIVLPTYNEERIVETKLDDLLELDYPMEKVELVVVDSSTDDTRTIVREYFADLTAPELVMLEEDERRGLAPALNDAYDAASNEVVVKTDCDSKLSPDVLREAVANLADDDVAAVTGRNAEVLGGSEVESGYRGVQSHIQQLESHLDSTLIFHGPFCAFENDALLPIDPNSLADDTELALKIRRQGERVVFDPAVTYMEASHSEFVKRRKQKDRRGMGLIRLLVQHRDALGKYGNYGRVVLPFNWWFMIVSPWLLVATLAVGTAAAVSLFGGGGLAAPVAVGGFVYLGQKDLLGPVQALYSIFDTQVSLLRASIALVVGDADGTWDVDAELREAFK; this comes from the coding sequence ATGGACCTGCTCGCGGTGGCTGCCGCTTCGCTTCTTCTGGTGACGGCCGTACCCTATCTCTGTTACCTCGCGCTTTACGCGTGGATCCGGCCGCAGGGGTCGCCAGCTGACAAACGGCCCGCAGAACCGACGGTGAGTATCGTGCTTCCGACGTACAACGAAGAGCGGATCGTCGAGACGAAACTCGACGACCTGCTCGAACTCGACTACCCGATGGAGAAGGTCGAACTCGTCGTCGTCGATTCTTCGACCGACGATACGCGGACGATCGTTCGCGAGTACTTCGCGGATCTGACTGCTCCGGAGCTGGTGATGCTCGAGGAGGACGAGCGCCGCGGTCTCGCGCCGGCGCTCAACGACGCGTACGACGCCGCGTCGAACGAGGTGGTCGTCAAGACCGATTGCGACTCCAAGCTCTCGCCGGACGTTCTCCGAGAGGCGGTCGCGAACCTCGCGGACGACGACGTCGCGGCCGTGACGGGACGAAACGCCGAAGTGCTCGGGGGCAGCGAGGTCGAGTCCGGCTACCGGGGCGTTCAGAGCCACATCCAGCAACTCGAGTCCCACCTCGATTCGACGCTCATCTTCCACGGGCCGTTCTGCGCGTTCGAAAACGACGCGTTGCTCCCCATCGACCCGAACTCGCTGGCCGACGACACCGAACTCGCCCTGAAGATTCGCCGGCAGGGTGAACGGGTGGTCTTCGATCCTGCCGTGACGTACATGGAAGCGAGCCACTCCGAGTTCGTGAAACGACGCAAGCAGAAGGACCGCCGCGGGATGGGTCTGATCCGCCTGCTGGTCCAGCACCGCGACGCGCTCGGCAAGTACGGCAACTACGGACGCGTCGTCCTGCCGTTCAACTGGTGGTTCATGATCGTCTCGCCGTGGCTACTCGTGGCGACGCTCGCGGTCGGAACCGCCGCGGCCGTCTCGCTGTTCGGCGGCGGCGGACTGGCGGCGCCCGTCGCCGTCGGCGGGTTCGTCTACCTCGGCCAGAAGGATCTGCTCGGCCCGGTACAGGCGCTGTACTCGATCTTCGATACGCAGGTATCCCTGCTGCGGGCGAGCATCGCGCTGGTGGTGGGCGACGCCGACGGAACGTGGGACGTCGACGCCGAGTTGCGGGAGGCGTTCAAGTGA
- a CDS encoding glycosyltransferase family 4 protein has product MKVLFVTHRYPPRAGGVETHVRELATRLVDRGHDVTVFSADAESGVERRRVENGVRIRRFASASPGDAFYASPQLALAVRRFGADVVHAHNYHAFPLFFAALGITDERFVVTTHYHGGSADGVRDALLSLYQPFGRWAVRRADDVIAVSDWERERLRADFGIDATVVPNGLRVDRFATANPERRDGPYLLSVGRLEEYKGVQHAIRALPELPEYELLVAGRGPYRTELKRLARETGVADRVTFLGFVDDDRLPQLYAGADAYVTLSAFEAYGMTVAEALAAGTPCVVRLAGALTDWADREGCVGVSDPSPTSVATRIRDAVDRDAGTAELADWDAVVDSLVARYGDAGSDDRR; this is encoded by the coding sequence GTGAAGGTCCTGTTCGTCACGCACCGATACCCGCCGCGCGCGGGGGGCGTCGAGACTCACGTTCGCGAACTCGCCACTCGTCTCGTCGACCGGGGACACGACGTGACTGTGTTCAGCGCGGACGCCGAATCGGGCGTCGAAAGGCGCCGCGTCGAGAACGGCGTGCGAATCCGTCGATTCGCGTCCGCGAGTCCGGGCGACGCGTTCTACGCATCGCCGCAGCTGGCCCTCGCGGTCCGCCGTTTCGGCGCCGACGTCGTTCACGCGCACAACTACCACGCGTTTCCCCTGTTTTTCGCCGCCCTCGGAATCACGGACGAGCGATTCGTCGTCACGACCCACTATCACGGCGGCAGCGCCGACGGCGTCCGCGACGCGTTGCTGTCGCTCTATCAGCCGTTCGGCCGATGGGCCGTTCGTCGGGCGGACGACGTGATCGCCGTCAGCGACTGGGAGCGCGAGCGACTGCGCGCGGATTTCGGAATCGACGCGACGGTAGTCCCGAACGGCCTGCGCGTCGACCGCTTCGCGACTGCAAACCCCGAGCGGCGGGACGGCCCGTATCTGCTTTCGGTCGGTCGCCTCGAGGAGTACAAGGGCGTCCAGCACGCGATCCGGGCGCTCCCCGAACTCCCCGAGTACGAACTGCTGGTGGCCGGACGGGGGCCGTACCGGACCGAGTTAAAGCGACTCGCTCGTGAAACGGGCGTCGCGGATCGAGTGACGTTCCTCGGGTTCGTCGACGACGATCGATTACCGCAACTGTACGCCGGGGCGGACGCGTACGTGACGCTGTCGGCGTTCGAGGCGTACGGAATGACGGTCGCGGAGGCCCTGGCGGCGGGGACGCCGTGCGTCGTCAGGCTGGCCGGGGCGCTGACGGACTGGGCCGACCGAGAGGGGTGCGTCGGCGTTTCCGACCCGTCCCCGACGTCGGTCGCGACGCGGATTCGCGACGCGGTCGACCGCGACGCCGGCACGGCCGAACTCGCGGACTGGGACGCCGTCGTCGACAGCCTCGTCGCGCGATACGGAGACGCGGGGAGCGACGACCGAAGGTAA
- a CDS encoding sulfatase-like hydrolase/transferase, translating into MNVLLVTVDSLRADRVNSRVMPATRSFADGALEFTECIANGPSTPASFPAIHASRYFASIEGLGIPPAEGDDDVRTLAETLSEAGYATAGYTDNHFASGSYHYDRGFETMYDAGGRAEAGRLKQFVQSNLEKDGALFKTIEAAYNRADALLAGATGTDSEYERAASLNDRALEWIDERSGEWFAWLHYMDVHHPYEAPDAYQRRFLDEPLSLARCRELSRKGTHHPEDVTDEEWDLIRGLYDAECAYADDQFEALLGALRERDLLEETVILFTADHGELVGEHGHAGHPPEFWESIVRVPFVLHHPDRDAAVVDGQIRLLDAAPTIADAVGRAPFDGWQGASALAVADGDVDAREYAFGDVGRRVEYGRCCARRADGWKLLRHDDGEFCFDVTESPAEEPADDRSGDVPECDELSRALDDHQERMRRLREGGSIGVAEDDRMVEEHLRDLGYME; encoded by the coding sequence ATGAACGTCCTCCTGGTAACCGTCGATTCGTTGCGCGCCGACCGGGTGAATTCGCGCGTGATGCCCGCGACCCGGTCGTTCGCCGACGGCGCGCTGGAGTTCACCGAGTGTATCGCCAACGGTCCCTCGACCCCCGCATCCTTTCCCGCCATCCACGCGAGTCGGTACTTCGCGAGCATCGAGGGGCTGGGGATCCCTCCTGCGGAGGGCGACGACGACGTCCGGACGCTGGCCGAGACGCTCTCCGAGGCGGGATACGCGACCGCCGGCTACACGGACAACCACTTCGCCAGCGGATCGTACCACTACGATCGCGGGTTCGAGACGATGTACGACGCCGGCGGCAGGGCCGAAGCGGGACGGCTCAAACAGTTCGTCCAGTCGAACCTCGAGAAGGACGGCGCGCTGTTCAAAACCATCGAGGCGGCGTACAACCGCGCCGACGCGCTCCTCGCCGGCGCGACCGGCACCGACAGCGAGTACGAACGCGCGGCGTCGCTGAACGACCGCGCGCTCGAGTGGATCGACGAGCGATCGGGCGAGTGGTTCGCGTGGCTCCACTACATGGACGTTCACCACCCCTACGAGGCTCCCGACGCGTATCAGCGCCGGTTCCTCGACGAACCGCTCTCGCTGGCGCGCTGTCGCGAACTCTCCCGGAAGGGGACACACCACCCGGAGGACGTAACGGACGAGGAGTGGGACCTGATCCGCGGGCTCTACGACGCCGAGTGCGCGTACGCGGACGACCAGTTCGAGGCGCTGCTCGGCGCGCTTCGCGAGCGCGACCTCCTCGAGGAGACGGTGATCCTGTTCACCGCCGACCACGGCGAACTCGTGGGCGAACACGGCCACGCCGGCCATCCGCCGGAGTTCTGGGAGAGCATCGTCCGCGTCCCGTTCGTCCTCCACCATCCCGACCGGGACGCCGCCGTCGTGGACGGCCAGATTCGCCTCCTCGACGCGGCGCCGACGATCGCCGACGCCGTTGGCCGCGCTCCGTTCGACGGCTGGCAGGGCGCGTCGGCGCTTGCGGTCGCCGACGGCGACGTCGACGCCCGCGAGTACGCCTTCGGCGACGTGGGCCGGCGGGTCGAGTACGGTCGGTGTTGCGCGCGCCGCGCCGACGGCTGGAAACTGTTGCGCCACGACGACGGCGAGTTCTGCTTCGACGTGACCGAGTCGCCGGCGGAGGAGCCCGCGGACGATCGGTCCGGCGACGTTCCCGAGTGCGACGAACTGTCGCGAGCGCTCGACGACCACCAGGAACGGATGCGACGGCTTCGGGAGGGCGGCTCGATCGGCGTCGCGGAGGACGACCGGATGGTCGAGGAGCACCTGCGCGACCTCGGCTACATGGAATAG
- a CDS encoding hydrolase: MTIADWAADTAERIRNDPVNGTSESLYELYLGGLRRTNALYSGGEHVYGRNWDALILLDACRVDLLEEVADEYSFLDDPGTLTSVGSSSIQWLERTFTDEYADEMRETAYVTGNPFSKRVLSDDDLLALDEVWRYGWDEEAGTIPARPVTDRAIAAGREHDYGRLVVHYMQPHFPSVPDPLTDGMNAETLGDGEGWDSPWHRLRRGELDRDALWSSYRENLRYVLRDVALLLENLDADRVVISADHGNTAGEWGVYGHPKVPLEPIRNVPWYETSATDTERYVPERESRTERGDLEEKLGALGYL; this comes from the coding sequence ATGACGATCGCGGATTGGGCCGCGGACACGGCCGAGCGGATCCGAAATGATCCGGTCAACGGCACCTCCGAGAGCCTGTACGAACTCTATCTCGGCGGATTGCGCCGGACGAACGCCCTCTATTCGGGCGGCGAACACGTCTACGGACGAAACTGGGACGCGCTGATCCTCCTGGACGCGTGTCGGGTCGACCTGCTCGAGGAGGTCGCAGACGAGTACTCGTTTCTCGACGATCCGGGGACGCTGACCTCCGTCGGCAGTTCCTCGATCCAGTGGCTCGAGCGCACGTTCACCGACGAGTACGCCGACGAGATGCGAGAGACGGCGTACGTCACCGGAAACCCGTTCAGCAAACGCGTCCTCTCCGACGACGACCTGCTCGCGCTCGACGAAGTGTGGCGCTACGGCTGGGACGAGGAGGCGGGAACGATCCCGGCGCGGCCGGTCACCGATCGGGCCATCGCCGCGGGCCGGGAGCACGACTACGGACGGCTCGTCGTCCACTACATGCAACCGCACTTCCCGTCGGTTCCCGATCCGCTCACCGACGGAATGAACGCCGAGACGCTCGGCGACGGCGAAGGGTGGGACTCGCCGTGGCACCGCCTCCGGCGCGGCGAACTCGACCGCGACGCGCTCTGGTCGTCGTACCGCGAGAACCTCCGCTACGTCCTTCGGGACGTGGCCCTGTTGCTCGAGAACCTCGACGCAGACCGAGTCGTTATCAGCGCCGATCACGGAAACACGGCGGGCGAGTGGGGCGTATACGGTCATCCGAAGGTCCCGCTCGAGCCGATACGGAACGTCCCGTGGTACGAGACGAGCGCGACCGATACCGAACGCTACGTCCCCGAACGAGAATCGAGGACGGAACGGGGAGACCTCGAGGAGAAACTCGGCGCCCTGGGATATCTGTAA
- a CDS encoding alkaline phosphatase family protein: MIVLGIDAADYRLAKRWDLENLLLDNHASLETFSHSLDTPSTIEVWPSIATGLSPEEHGLSVGSGDRLEWENPVLKLGSRITSHLPTEVRYQLGRPFRRASALESARIDESVSHLFETGYVRNWPGITPAREWGRASEWFGQVSRGELTDDEYVRREMGNDGQIIGWLEAQALSDVSLAGAHIHGLDHLGHVYAKRPEKLRNGYEIVDTLVGQLRELADELVIVSDHGMQQTLTDDPEPGVHSWHAMVSTTIDGELPDSVFDVRSWIEARLEGETRAENGAATIDAPTEHLEDLGYL, translated from the coding sequence ATGATCGTTCTCGGAATCGACGCCGCCGATTACAGGCTCGCCAAACGGTGGGATCTCGAGAATCTACTTCTGGATAACCACGCCTCGCTCGAGACGTTCTCGCACTCGCTGGACACGCCGTCGACGATCGAGGTGTGGCCCTCCATCGCGACCGGGCTCTCGCCCGAGGAACACGGCCTCTCCGTCGGGAGCGGTGACAGACTCGAGTGGGAGAACCCGGTGTTGAAACTCGGAAGTCGAATCACGAGCCACCTCCCCACCGAAGTGAGATACCAGCTCGGCCGACCGTTCCGTCGCGCGTCCGCTCTCGAGTCCGCACGGATCGACGAGTCCGTCTCGCACCTGTTCGAGACCGGATACGTCCGGAACTGGCCGGGGATAACGCCCGCCCGCGAGTGGGGGCGAGCCAGCGAGTGGTTCGGACAGGTCTCGCGGGGCGAACTCACCGACGACGAGTACGTCCGACGGGAGATGGGCAACGACGGCCAGATCATCGGGTGGCTCGAGGCGCAGGCGCTCAGCGACGTGTCGCTCGCCGGCGCGCACATCCACGGGCTCGATCACCTCGGCCACGTGTACGCGAAACGTCCCGAAAAACTCCGGAACGGGTACGAAATCGTCGACACGCTGGTCGGCCAGCTCCGGGAGCTCGCCGACGAACTCGTGATCGTCTCCGATCACGGAATGCAACAGACGCTGACGGACGATCCGGAACCCGGAGTGCACTCGTGGCACGCGATGGTTTCGACGACGATCGACGGCGAGTTGCCGGATTCGGTGTTCGACGTCCGGTCGTGGATCGAGGCGCGCCTCGAGGGTGAAACCCGCGCGGAGAACGGTGCGGCGACGATCGACGCGCCGACGGAGCACCTGGAAGATCTCGGGTACCTGTAA